One Ranitomeya imitator isolate aRanImi1 chromosome 4, aRanImi1.pri, whole genome shotgun sequence genomic window, acctatttgcatctgacaggactacatgtccattgacttctcccacccctggcatcataggtctttgacccagtgttcccacctccttattaggccggccatgtcatagagatgagcagtcttgcaccatacttcttgcttatatacctatattattctcaatacattgttctttataggatgttggatcttttgcaggattttattggttacttaggtttgttgacatcaataacttttaatggagatatatagaattttttaaaaataacttttaataaaataataggttttatcttaacaaaaatatttggaaatggaacatatattttagtgtatactggtctctaggttaatacgaaggccatcataacaaatcaaacaaaatagctttcatggaacaataaatgatcctgcttacgttcacatgtttgatataggactcggtattgcttcttcgtcagtaggcaaggcataattgagtcttatgtgcctgttttccatccaggttcacttgaatgggaatggaaactttcatattgatccccgctatacagggcagattttttttttttttttgtgtggctgtttctgtgctgccactatcatcctctatcacctataatacccacaaagaaccattatacccatattcctatcagaagtagatgagatatgttcctgagcatgtgtatttgtgatatttcacccataatccccatacagaacaataattatacccatattcctatcagaagtagatgaagtatgttcctgggcatgtgtatttgtgatatttcacccataatccccatacagaacaatagatatactcatattcctatcagaagtagatgaagtatgttcctgagcatgtgtatttctgatatttcacccataatccccatacagaacaatagatatactcatattcctatcagaagtagatgaaatatgttcctgggcatgtgtatttgtgatatttcacccataatccccatacagatcaatagatatacccatatacctatcagaagtagatgaagtatgttcctgggcatgtgtatttgtgatatttcacccataatccccatacagatcaatagatatacccatattcctatcagaagtagatgaagtatgttcctgggcatgtgtatttgtgatatttcacccctaatccccatacagatcaatagatatacccatattcctatcagaagtagatgaagtatgttcctgggcatgtgtatttgtgatatttcacccataatcctcatacagaacaatagatatacccatattcctatcagaagtagatgaaatatgttcctgggcatgtgtatttgtgatatttcacccataatccccacaaagaaccattatacccatattcctatcagaagtagatgaaatatgttcctgagcatgtgtatttgtgatatttcacccataatccccatacagatcaatagatatacccatattcctatcagaagtagatgaaatatgttcctgggcatgtgtatttctgatatttcacccataatccccatacagaacaataattatacccatattcctatcagaagtagatgaaatatgttcctgagcatgtgtatttctgatatttcacccataatccccatacagaacaataattatacccatattcctatcagaagtagatgaaatatgttcctgagcatgtgtatttgtgatatttcacccataatccccatacagaacaatgattatacccatattcctatcagaagtagatgaaatatgttcctgagcatgtgtatttgtgatatttcacccataatccccatacagatcaatagatatacccatattcctatcagaagtagatgaagtatgttcctgggcatgggtatttgtgatatttcacccataatccccatacagaacaataattatacccatattcctatgagatgttgatgagatatatcaccaggcgtgtgtaacccgatattctacacataatcccatatagttacaatcttttttccctggttctattattaaactttaatccagccctgtggatgttctgattcatttaagtatttccattgaattacCTTCTTCCtaaattacaagaagtcatttcctgggctgcatttgtaaaatgtgctgccatctagtggtggagtctagtattgcagcccatcatcccatcatcccaatatgcagtttagtccgtccccgtaaaaacaattcccaaaaaacaatgccagaattgcagttttttttcacaatttcaccatacttggaatattttctatttttcattacactatatggtaaagtgaatggtggaattcaaaagtacaactcgtaccaCAAAAAAACAACAAGCACCCATACATCTATGTGCACAGAAAAAATGACagaaaaaatgaaaactttatGGTTATTGGAAGAAGggggagaaaaaaaatggaaattgaccAAGTCAGGAAAGGGTTGAAAAAAACTTGTGGCCAAAAGTCTCAGTAATTatcatcacctgtcactgacacttaTGTTTTCTTTATTGTCAAACAACCATTATATACACATAACACAGCATGGAGGGGCTCGGAGAAGATggcagtgaaggtgtgtaagtgtctgatggggtcacacagctgATAAAAGGACAACTGCCCGACCTCATAATCCAGACATATCCTGAATCTATCACTGGAGATATTATCAGGTAACCGGATCTCTTCCCCATCATGTCTCACTGAATACTGATTATTATGATATCTCTTCCACAAACTCCAGGACTTGTTATTATTTCCAATCATTGACTGACGCCCCCTCCTGACGATACTGGGATAACACATCCCCACCATCCACAATTCTGATCTACTGCCctccacatcccagtaatgtcgtcctgaggtAAATCCTCTCCTGCTCATCACCTGATTACCCTGGAATCTCTCTGCTGTTTCTGGACATTTCTGATTCTCTCCTGTCCAGGTCGCAGTTTTCAGGTCGTCTGATATAAGGAGATTATTATCAGCCGTGTTTATATCCAGTAATATGTCTGCCGGACCCTCCACATAGATCCCGCTCCTTATACCTGATATTACCTCAgataatgtgtgtaatgtgtgtgagatcACAGCCACATCCAGGTCATCTCCATCATGGAGCTGTTTATCATGtccccctgtgtcctcatcacctccctcctcctcaggatcacacaagtcaccggtgtctggttcctgtaagacagtcagtggatccgtcatgttacacagctcctcaatgtgTCTCATCTTCCTGGACAGCTCGTCCTTCTTTATTTCCAGCTGATGGATCCGAGCAGACAGTGACAGTGACTCTTCCTTTTCCTGCCTGGAGATCTCACTCAGGACCTTCTTCTCCAGGTCGTCCACCCgtgtcctgatgtctgtacacAGGGCAGTGACTCTCTCGGCTTCTCCAGCTGCTTTTTCTTGAGCTTTTCTCCTGCGCTCCTCCAGACACCGGACTCTTTCCTCAGTCTCCATTTTCTTTGTGGTAAATTTTTGAAGAACATTCcttagttttttctttttcttctcagAGAACTCATCCAGCGTCTCCACACGATGTCCCCGATGTTCTCCTGCTAAGGTGCAGGACACACAGATACAAGCCGAGTCCTCAGTACAGTAATATTCCAGGATCTTcttatggacagaacatttccttTTCTCCAGTGAAGTGCTGGGATCAGATAAGACGTGTTCTGCTGATTTGCTGTGAACCCTCAGGTGTTTATCACACAGAGAAGCCTCACAGTGTAGACAGGATCTAACAGCAGGTACCGGAGAGTCCACACAGTAAGTGCAGCAGATCCCGGTGATCTCCTCTTGTTCTTGCTGAGAAATCAGGAAACGTTCAGCGACATTATGGAGATTTATGTTCCTCATCAGTGCCGGCCGCTCCTGAAACTCTTCTCTGCAGTCAGGACAGGAATAAACTCCAGACTCGTCCTGTGTATCCAGCACACGACCAATACAgacccggcagaagttgtgtccacatctcagcaTTGCAGGATCTGTATAAGTGCTCAGACAGATGGAGCAGTCCAGCTCTTCTCTCAGATCAGCAGACACCATGGCTGGCAGAGGAACAGAGAAATGATACTACAATGCTCTCCAGCTCAATAGGGTGGGCTTTATATTGTGCACACAGGGGAGGGCTGAGGAGCAGGAGGTCACTTACTATTAACCTGTTAATGGACACTTGTGAAAATCACATCTTATATCTGCTGTAAATTTCGTGTCTACATTGTGGTCACATATAAGGAGTGAATGTATTGAAAGCCGACATGGACAATATcgataatatgtgtaatataaatgACCGAACTCACAATTTGATCTACAAACACTGGATAGCTCTAAAGGTTTTCAAAGAGATAGAACATGTGGTGTGGGGGATAACAAAACCTGTTAGGCAGGAGCCATTGTGTGTCCTGTGATGATGGTGCCTtttattcaattcaattcaaatgagttttattggcaggactaagtacattttAGCATTGACAAAGCAAGTGGTAAAAATAGGGGGAAAAAGGGTGGGatagggaggcatatagaggtccaggatatatcaggctccttttaaccccttagtgacagagccaatttggtacttaatgaccgagccaatttttacaattctcaccactgtcactttatgaggttataactctggaacgctttaacggatcccgctgattcagagattgttttttcgtgacatattgtacttcatgttagtggtaacatttctatgatatttcttgcgattatttatgaaaaaaaacggaaatatggcgaaaaatttaaaaattttgctattttcaaattttgtatttttaggcccttaaatcagagagatatgtcatgaaaaatagttaataagtaacatttcccacatgtctcctttacatcagcacaattttggaaacaaaattttttttgttagggagttataagggttaaaatttgaccagcaatttctcatttttataaccattttttttagggaccacgtcacatttgaagtcattttgaggggtctatatgatagaaaataaccaagtgtgacaccattctaaaaactacacccctcaaggttctcaaaaccacattcaagaagtttattaaccctttacgtgcttcacaggaactgaaacaatgtggaaggaaaaaatgaacatttaacttttttttgcaaacattttacttcagaaccatttttttattttcacaagtgtaaaaacagaaattaaaccataaattttgttgtgcaatttctcctaaatacgccgataccacatatgtgggggtaaaccactgtttcggctcaccgcagagcttggaagtgaaggagcgccgtttaactttttcaatgcagaattggctggaattgagattggatgccatgtcacgtttagagagcccctgatgtgcctaaacagtggaaacccctccacaagtgacaccattttggaaactagaccccttaaggaacttatctagatgtgtggtgagcactttaaacccccaggtgcttcacagaagtttataacgtagagccgtgaaaataaaaaatagcattttttctataaaaattatctttttgcccccaaatttttatttttacaagggtatcaggagaaattagaccacaaaagttgttttgcaatttctcctgagtacggcaataccccatatgtgggggtaaaccactgtttgggcgcaccgcagagcttggaagaggagtgtcgttttactttttcaatgtagaattagctggaattgagatcagacgccatgtcgcgtttggagagcccctgatgtgcctaaacagtggaaaccccccacaagtgacaccattttggaaactagaccccttaaggaacttatctagatgtgtggtgagcactttaaacccccaggtgcttcacagtttgtgggggtaaaccactgtttgggcgcaccgcagagcttggaagagaaggagtgccgttttactttttcacctcttaaggaacttatctagatgtgtggtgagcactttaaacccccaggtgcttcacagaagtttataatgcagagccgtgaaaataaaaaaaaaaatttttccacaataaagattttttagcccccaagtttttattttcacaagggtgacaagagaaattggaccccaaaagttgttgtccaatttgtcctgagtatgctggtaccccatatgtgggggtaaaccactggttgggcgcacggcagagctcggaagggaaggagcgccgttttggaatgcagactttgatagaatggtctgcgggcgttatgttgcgtttgcagagcccctgatgtacctaaacagtagaaacccaccacaagtgaccccattttggaaactagagcccccaaggaacttatctagatgtgtggtgagaactttgaatgcctaagtgcttcacagaagtttataatgcagagtcgtgaaaataaaacattttttttttccacaaaaaaagattttttagtccccaagtttttattttcacaagggtaacaggagaaattggaccactaaagttgttttccaatttatcccgagtacgctgatgccccatatgtgggggtaaaccactgttagggagcacggcagagctcggaagggatggagcgccattttggaatgcagactttgatagaatggtctgtgggcgttacgttgggtttgcagagcccctgatgtacctaaacagtagaaaccccccacaagtgaccccattttggaaactagacccccccaaggaacttatatagatgtgtggtgataattttgaatgcccaagtgcttcacagaagtttataatgcagagtcgtgaaaataaaaaatatttttttttccacaaaaaagattttgtagcccccaagtttttattttcacaagggtaacaggagaaattggatcccaaaagttgtccaatttatcccgagtacgctgatgccccatatgtgggggtaacccactgtttgggcgcacaacagagctcagaagggagggagcacatttgactttttgagcgcaaaattggctgtcgtgtttggagaacccctgatgtacctaaacagtggaaacccccaattctaactccaatcctaaccccaacacacccctaagcctaatcccaacccgatccataatcctaatcacaaccctaacaatcacaaccctaaccccaaaacaaccctaagtcaaccctaaccataaccctaatcaaaaccctaaatccaacacacccctaatcctaatctcaaccctaacctcaaacctaaccctaatcccaattcacccctaatcccaaccctaaccttaacaataatcccaaacctaaccctaatcccaagcgtaaccctaatgccaaccctaaccctaataccaaccctaatccaaaccctaaccctaatcccaactctaaccctaactttagccgcaaacctagccctaactttagccccaaccctagccctaaccctaactttagctccaaacctaaccctagccctaactttatctccaaccctaaccctagccctaactttagccccaaccctatccctaaggctactttcacacttgcatcgtttggcatccgtcgcaatctgtcattttggacaaaaaacggatcatgcaaatgtgcccgcaggatgcgttttttgcccatagacttgtgttgccgatggatcgcgacggatggtcacaagtcgcgtccgttgtgcactggatcagttgtgttttggcggaccgtcggcacaaaaaagttcaatgtaactttttttgtacgtcgcatccgccatttccgacagcgcatgtgtggccgtaactccgccccctcctccccaggacatagactgggcagcggatgcattgaaaaactgcatccactgcccacgttgtgcacaattttcacaacgtgcgtcggtatgtcgggccgacgcaagtgtgaaagaagcctaaccctaaatttagccccaaccctaatcctaaccctaaatttagccccaaccctaaccctaaccctaaatttagcccgaaccctaaccctaaccctaaatttagcccgaaccctaaccctaaatttagccccatccctaaccctaaatttatccccaaccctaaccctaaatttagc contains:
- the LOC138675192 gene encoding E3 ubiquitin/ISG15 ligase TRIM25-like, translating into MVSADLREELDCSICLSTYTDPAMLRCGHNFCRVCIGRVLDTQDESGVYSCPDCREEFQERPALMRNINLHNVAERFLISQQEQEEITGICCTYCVDSPVPAVRSCLHCEASLCDKHLRVHSKSAEHVLSDPSTSLEKRKCSVHKKILEYYCTEDSACICVSCTLAGEHRGHRVETLDEFSEKKKKKLRNVLQKFTTKKMETEERVRCLEERRRKAQEKAAGEAERVTALCTDIRTRVDDLEKKVLSEISRQEKEESLSLSARIHQLEIKKDELSRKMRHIEELCNMTDPLTVLQEPDTGDLCDPEEEGGDEDTGGHDKQLHDGDDLDVAVISHTLHTLSEVISGIRSGIYVEGPADILLDINTADNNLLISDDLKTATWTGENQKCPETAERFQGNQVMSRRGFTSGRHYWDVEGSRSELWMVGMCYPSIVRRGRQSMIGNNNKSWSLWKRYHNNQYSVRHDGEEIRLPDNISSDRFRICLDYEVGQLSFYQLCDPIRHLHTFTAIFSEPLHAVLCVYNGCLTIKKT